In Dermatophagoides farinae isolate YC_2012a chromosome 9, ASM2471394v1, whole genome shotgun sequence, a genomic segment contains:
- the LOC124497746 gene encoding uncharacterized protein LOC124497746 isoform X2, whose protein sequence is MATNSLCEIRLLLHTSHAGGLIGKGGARITQLREETKAGIKVYSECCPQSTERVCAVTGPIDIVTNAVGIILNLIRTFPIKGPNQLYNPAHFDPFMSLRYGGFGETTAGPLTSGPHCTQQPVHPPPPVSHHEPSRTNSIFTPPPIPPPPPTQYHHPAPPIHHPHAHHHHAHAHPHHHHHPFSSPSATGSRHLSTLTNGPPPSQTHHHHLMDHGRSPSDFGATSPSFLAAAAAAAHHHHHWPQAANTCPAAGSSGVGGGRMATIRAAAVAAAAAGNSGPLTDVFGTTSDDPFRWITDAKHYDTNRLQNTLMKRDDVSFIINPNGTAISTIKVNHKVVGAIIGRGGNRIKEIRIKTQADISIDQMKSSGGGGGGNTSSSAGSTRSITVKGLYNDVQAAVSMICNCIDENQNI, encoded by the exons atggctaCTAATAGCCTCTGTGAaataagattattattacatacaTCACATGCTGGTGGATTGATTGGTAAAGGTGGTGCACGTATTACACAATTACGAGAG GAAACTAAAGCCGGAATTAAAGTATATTCAGAATGTTGTCCACAAAGCACTGAACGTGTTTGTGCTGTAACCGGACCAATTGATATTGTTACAAATGCCGTAGGAATTATCTTGAATCTTATTCGAACGTTTCCGATCAAAGGACCAAATCAGCTATATAATCCGGCACATTTTGATCCATTCATGTCATTACGTTATGGTGGATTTGGTGAAACAACTGCTGGACCGCTTACATCTGGACCACATTGCACACAACAACCTGTtcatccaccaccaccagtttCACATCATGAACCAAGTCGAACAAACAGTATATTTACACCACCACCgattccaccaccaccaccgacacaatatcatcatccagcACCACCGATTCATCATCCTCAtgcccatcatcatcatgctcATGcccatccacatcatcatcatcatccattctCGTCTCCATCTGCTACTGGCAGTCGTCATTTGTCAACATTAACTAATGGACCACCACCATCTcaaactcatcatcatcatttaatggaTCATGGCCGTTCACCATCAGATTTCGGGGcgacatcaccatcatttttggcagcagctgctgctgcagctcatcatcatcatcattggccaCAAGCCGCAAATACCTGTCCAGCAGCTGGCAGTAGCGGTGTAGGTGGTGGCCGTATGGCAACTATACGTGCGGCAGCAGTtgcggctgctgctgctggaaATTCTGGTCCATTAACCGATGTATTCGGTACGACCAGCGATGATCCATTCCGTTGGATTACAG atGCAAAACATTATGATACAAATCGTCTTCAAAATACATTAATGAAACGTGATGACGtgtcattcattattaatccGAATGGCACAGCTATTTCAACGATCAAAGTTAATCATAAG gTTGTCGGTGCAATAATTGGCCGTGGTGGTAATCGTATCAAAGAGATTCGTATTAAAACACAGGCCGATATTTCGATTGATCAAATGAagagtagtggtggtggtggtggtggcaatacatcatcatccgccGGTAGTACACGTTCGATTACGGTAAAAGGACTATATAATGATGTTCAAGCAGCCGTATCGATGATTTGTAATtg CATTGATgagaatcaaaatatttga
- the LOC124497746 gene encoding uncharacterized protein LOC124497746 isoform X1, whose translation MEVRFLVSSRDAGAIIGRGGSNITHLRQTVSMVVLIPPCINQNRILTIVANVDKIIKIVREILKFIDSTISPSSNSSITSNFDQRSSSRNGSSSSSTTTTTMATNSLCEIRLLLHTSHAGGLIGKGGARITQLREETKAGIKVYSECCPQSTERVCAVTGPIDIVTNAVGIILNLIRTFPIKGPNQLYNPAHFDPFMSLRYGGFGETTAGPLTSGPHCTQQPVHPPPPVSHHEPSRTNSIFTPPPIPPPPPTQYHHPAPPIHHPHAHHHHAHAHPHHHHHPFSSPSATGSRHLSTLTNGPPPSQTHHHHLMDHGRSPSDFGATSPSFLAAAAAAAHHHHHWPQAANTCPAAGSSGVGGGRMATIRAAAVAAAAAGNSGPLTDVFGTTSDDPFRWITDAKHYDTNRLQNTLMKRDDVSFIINPNGTAISTIKVNHKVVGAIIGRGGNRIKEIRIKTQADISIDQMKSSGGGGGGNTSSSAGSTRSITVKGLYNDVQAAVSMICNCIDENQNI comes from the exons attaatcaaaatagAATATTAACGATCGTGGCCAACGTGgataaaataattaaaattgtaCGAGAAATcttgaaatttattgattcaacaatatcaccatcatcgaattCATCAATTACATCAAATTT TGACCAACGATCATCTTCTCGTAATGgctcatcgtcatcatcgacaacaacaacaacaatggctaCTAATAGCCTCTGTGAaataagattattattacatacaTCACATGCTGGTGGATTGATTGGTAAAGGTGGTGCACGTATTACACAATTACGAGAG GAAACTAAAGCCGGAATTAAAGTATATTCAGAATGTTGTCCACAAAGCACTGAACGTGTTTGTGCTGTAACCGGACCAATTGATATTGTTACAAATGCCGTAGGAATTATCTTGAATCTTATTCGAACGTTTCCGATCAAAGGACCAAATCAGCTATATAATCCGGCACATTTTGATCCATTCATGTCATTACGTTATGGTGGATTTGGTGAAACAACTGCTGGACCGCTTACATCTGGACCACATTGCACACAACAACCTGTtcatccaccaccaccagtttCACATCATGAACCAAGTCGAACAAACAGTATATTTACACCACCACCgattccaccaccaccaccgacacaatatcatcatccagcACCACCGATTCATCATCCTCAtgcccatcatcatcatgctcATGcccatccacatcatcatcatcatccattctCGTCTCCATCTGCTACTGGCAGTCGTCATTTGTCAACATTAACTAATGGACCACCACCATCTcaaactcatcatcatcatttaatggaTCATGGCCGTTCACCATCAGATTTCGGGGcgacatcaccatcatttttggcagcagctgctgctgcagctcatcatcatcatcattggccaCAAGCCGCAAATACCTGTCCAGCAGCTGGCAGTAGCGGTGTAGGTGGTGGCCGTATGGCAACTATACGTGCGGCAGCAGTtgcggctgctgctgctggaaATTCTGGTCCATTAACCGATGTATTCGGTACGACCAGCGATGATCCATTCCGTTGGATTACAG atGCAAAACATTATGATACAAATCGTCTTCAAAATACATTAATGAAACGTGATGACGtgtcattcattattaatccGAATGGCACAGCTATTTCAACGATCAAAGTTAATCATAAG gTTGTCGGTGCAATAATTGGCCGTGGTGGTAATCGTATCAAAGAGATTCGTATTAAAACACAGGCCGATATTTCGATTGATCAAATGAagagtagtggtggtggtggtggtggcaatacatcatcatccgccGGTAGTACACGTTCGATTACGGTAAAAGGACTATATAATGATGTTCAAGCAGCCGTATCGATGATTTGTAATtg CATTGATgagaatcaaaatatttga
- the LOC124497940 gene encoding facilitated trehalose transporter Tret1-2 homolog, which yields MSPNLHKQQIEISQHYPPYHNHIVNIIDLHDEIQNIDQILPPNIELNQLETRDHSRYQSSWLVYGATLSAHMASIIMGSTFGWNAPAMEEMNENFIDDKQWHSPLVPTDQEKRLISSILTIGAMLGGLLCGLFIDRFGRRKTLMSLGLPYGIGWLCIAFARSTFVILVGRVINGLGIGIAIATVPTYLAEIATPNNRGYIGMSFNFFVVFGIVYMDIINILNFHWNQLALWALLPTALLVITMYFMPESPTWCMNCIETSNDALRLAEQNLRRLRTKESDIHGELRDLCEFKNQIQKAKKNRIKLSFQSIQRSDIYKPMLIAIFALFFQQFSGINGVQFYMNDIFVKSGSNLNAKLSTLISNGFMLMATIVGALVIDRFGRRILLMFSALGMALSIGVLGFYYYQHPELAHDYEGSIEQTNSWLPIICVSIFVSSFSLGVGPIAWVIITEITPPQTVWLISSISSIFAWIWTFIIVNETQSFFILFKEYGTYWIFSSISFICIIFAYCLPETKGKTMEEIRKIFHY from the exons ATGTCGCCAAATcttcataaacaacaaattgaaatatcTCAACATTATCCAccatatcataatcatatagTGAATATTATCGATTTACATGATGAAATACagaatattgatcaaatattaccaccaaatattgaattaaatcaattgGAAACACGTGATCATTCACgatatcaatcatcatggcTTGTTTATGGTGCAACATTAAGCGCTCATATGGCATCGATTATAATGGGCAGTACATTTGGATGGAATGCACCGGCCATGGAagagatgaatgaaaattttatcgatGATAAACAATGGCATTCACCATTAGTACCTACAGATCAAGAGAAACGTTTAATATCATCTATATTAACCATTGGTGCAATGTTAGGTGGTCTTCTatgtg GATTGTTTATTGATCGTTTTGGAAGACGAAAAACATTAATGTCATTAGGATTACCATATGGTATCGGTTGGTTATGTATTGCATTCGCACGGTCAACATTTGTCATTCTAGTAGGACGTGTAATTAATGGATTAGGTATCGGTATCGCTATTGCAACCGTTCCAACATATTTGGCAGAAATTGCAACACCAAATAATCGTGGTTATATTGGAATGAGTTTCAAT TTTTTCGTCGTTTTCGGTATTGTTTATATGGACATTATTAATATTCtgaattttcattggaatcaATTGGCATTGTGGGCATTATTACCGACAGCATTATTGGTTATAACAATGTATTTTATGCCTGAATCACCAACATGGTGTATGAATTGTATTGAAACATCTAATGATGCATTACGTTTAGCTGAACAGAATCTTCGTCGTTTACGTACAAAAGAAAGTGATATTCATGGTGAACTACGTGATCTTtgtgaatttaaaaatcagATTCAAAAAGCGAAGAAAAATCgtattaaattatcatttcaatcgattcaacGTTCAGATATTTACAAACCAATGTTGATTGCAATATTtgcattgttttttcaacaattttccGGTATTAATGGTGTTCAAttttatatgaatgatattTTCGTCAAATCTGGTTCAAATTTAAACGCTAAACTATCAACATTAATTTCGAATGGTTTCATGTTGATGGCTACAATTGTTGGTGCATTGGTTATCGATCGATTTGGAAGACGAATTTTACTCATGTTTTCAGCATTAGGAATGGCTCTTAGTATTGGTGTATTgggattttattattatcaacatccaGAATTGGCTCATGATTATGAAGGTtcaattgaacaaacaaattcatgGCTACCAATTATATGTGTATCAATATTTGTcagttcattttcattgggTGTTGGTCCAATTGCATGGGTTATTATCACAGAAATAACACCACCACAAACCGTTTGgttaatatcatcaatatcatcaatatttgcATGGATTTGGACATTTATCATTGTTAATGAAacacaatcatttttcatattattcAAAGAATATGGTACATATTGGATATTTTCGTCAATTAGTTTTATTTGCATTATATTTGCATATTGTTTACCAGAAACCAAAGGAAAAACAATGGAAGagataagaaaaatttttcattattga